One part of the Georgfuchsia toluolica genome encodes these proteins:
- a CDS encoding ExeA family protein, whose protein sequence is MYLDHFGLAEPPFRITPHTEFFFSGANRGSTLDALLYAATHDEGIIKISGEVGSGKTMLCRVLMERMPEQVAIVYLSNPSLSRDDIFYAIADELALTLPENARASAVLKLLQNHLISLHAEGRRVVVLIDEAHAMPAETLEQIRLLSNLETNHNKLLQLVLFGQPELNDILARADMRQLKERITHNFMLEPLVRDDVAEYMEFRMRAAGYKGPNVFSPAANRLIHDASRGLTRRINILADKSLLAAFASGTHQITIKEVRAAIRDCDFSTATAARRPSRKWLLAGALAIGFVIIAAAATTYLALGASAAAPPSGATPAPPVVPISATPNAAVTAPVATPPAEKPALLPLSPIPSPTRGEGSAASRSTASSLAEQALDRGKTWLATAPDERWFLQLYAVDADQAGNVESYLRRLGETVDREAIHAYRSDLSGKMRYGVIYGDYATLAAAWAAAGNLPAWVQVTHPYPRQVRRLR, encoded by the coding sequence ATGTATCTCGATCATTTCGGCCTCGCCGAACCGCCGTTCCGCATCACACCGCACACGGAATTTTTCTTTTCCGGGGCCAACCGCGGCTCCACGCTGGATGCATTGCTCTATGCCGCCACCCATGATGAAGGCATCATCAAAATCAGCGGCGAAGTCGGCAGCGGCAAGACCATGCTCTGCCGCGTCCTCATGGAACGCATGCCCGAGCAGGTTGCCATTGTTTACCTGAGCAACCCTTCGCTTTCGCGCGATGACATTTTCTACGCCATCGCCGACGAACTGGCGCTGACGCTGCCGGAAAATGCCCGCGCCAGCGCCGTTCTCAAGCTATTGCAGAACCACCTGATCAGCCTGCATGCGGAAGGCAGGCGCGTGGTTGTCCTGATCGACGAAGCGCACGCCATGCCGGCGGAAACGCTGGAGCAGATCCGTCTCCTCTCCAACCTCGAAACGAACCACAACAAACTGCTGCAACTGGTGTTATTCGGGCAACCGGAATTGAACGACATATTGGCGCGCGCCGACATGCGCCAGCTGAAGGAGCGGATCACCCACAATTTCATGCTCGAACCGCTGGTGCGCGACGACGTCGCCGAATACATGGAGTTTCGCATGCGGGCCGCGGGCTACAAGGGGCCGAATGTCTTCAGCCCGGCTGCCAACAGGCTGATTCACGATGCCTCCAGGGGCCTGACGCGGCGCATCAACATTCTTGCCGACAAGTCCTTGCTGGCGGCTTTTGCCAGTGGCACGCACCAGATCACCATCAAGGAAGTCCGTGCCGCCATCCGCGACTGCGACTTCAGTACCGCCACGGCTGCCCGGCGTCCGTCACGGAAGTGGCTGCTGGCTGGGGCGCTCGCGATTGGCTTTGTCATTATTGCAGCCGCAGCCACGACTTACCTCGCTCTCGGAGCATCGGCCGCCGCGCCACCTTCTGGCGCCACTCCGGCGCCGCCTGTCGTGCCAATCTCGGCCACCCCCAATGCGGCGGTCACGGCTCCGGTTGCCACGCCGCCCGCTGAAAAGCCTGCCCTTCTCCCCCTCTCCCCCATCCCTTCTCCGACGAGGGGTGAGGGGAGCGCCGCAAGCCGCTCCACGGCTTCAAGTCTGGCGGAGCAAGCCCTGGATCGTGGCAAGACATGGCTTGCCACTGCCCCCGACGAGCGCTGGTTCCTGCAGTTGTATGCCGTGGATGCGGACCAAGCCGGCAATGTCGAGTCCTACCTGCGCCGCCTCGGCGAAACGGTAGATCGCGAAGCCATACATGCCTACCGTTCCGATTTGAGCGGCAAGATGCGCTACGGTGTGATTTATGGCGATTACGCCACACTCGCTGCCGCGTGGGCCGCCGCCGGGAATCTGCCGGCCTGGGTACAGGTCACACATCCTTATCCGCGTCAGGTAAGACGATTACGCTAA
- a CDS encoding type II secretion system protein GspD, producing MLGHNQKITLLASLLLAACNHAPVQAPASGHLQQSDVVASSAAAAIPPPVQSSVALPRPKPAPKVETYSVVVQNLPAQDLLFALARDAKLNVDVHPGINGTVTLNAINQTLQQLLTRISKQVDMRWELDGPNLIVTPDTPYLRTYTVDYVNMTRDTSVSTSVNSQVSSGTTTGSGSGSGSGSSGNSSTTKIDNTSKNRFWETLEKNLNDILGEEDKYLWEVSCKASAEGKKSSSGQASGSASLKSEPSRTDVQANVGADSNDSVASSKQNACGHLKEAKLVIVNPETGMVAARASSRQHEKIIEFLDSVMNSARRQVMIEATIVQVDLNEGYQQGIDWSRLRSDGSGFSLSLPTLSSGQSSITPFTLSRTDNSSPLNLTQTVNLLSNFGTIKVLSSPKLSVLNNQTAVLKVVNNIIYFTIVSNVAAGNSGAAQTATTATPQTVSVGLVMSVTPQVASDRSIILNVRPSISAISGFVTDPSPGLAVPNQVPQIQTSEIESIMRLNDGDIAVLGGLMQERGDYETGKVPGAGDIPFWGEIFTKRNNATTKSELVVFLRPVVVENPSMIGDYRTLKKYLPGRNFNAPPVHSKQFEPPFGIDPQEASH from the coding sequence GTGCTCGGTCACAATCAGAAAATTACGCTGCTGGCATCCCTGCTGCTGGCCGCCTGCAATCATGCGCCCGTACAGGCCCCTGCCAGCGGCCACTTGCAACAGTCCGACGTCGTCGCCTCCAGCGCGGCGGCAGCAATCCCGCCACCGGTACAGAGCAGCGTTGCGCTGCCGCGTCCCAAGCCGGCGCCCAAGGTCGAAACCTACAGCGTCGTGGTGCAAAATCTCCCCGCACAGGATCTCCTGTTCGCCCTGGCGCGCGATGCGAAATTGAATGTCGATGTTCATCCCGGCATCAACGGCACGGTCACGCTGAACGCCATCAACCAGACCCTGCAACAGTTGCTGACGCGCATTTCCAAACAAGTCGACATGCGCTGGGAACTTGACGGCCCGAATTTGATCGTCACGCCCGATACGCCTTATCTGCGCACCTACACGGTCGACTACGTCAATATGACGCGCGATACCTCGGTCAGCACTTCGGTTAATTCTCAGGTCAGCTCTGGGACAACAACCGGTTCCGGTTCTGGTTCTGGCTCTGGTTCGAGCGGCAACAGTTCAACGACCAAGATCGACAATACGTCGAAGAATCGCTTCTGGGAAACTCTGGAAAAAAACCTAAATGATATTTTGGGTGAAGAAGACAAGTATCTTTGGGAGGTATCTTGCAAAGCGAGCGCAGAAGGGAAAAAGTCTTCTTCTGGCCAAGCATCTGGTTCTGCTTCTCTAAAATCCGAACCCAGCCGTACGGACGTTCAAGCTAACGTCGGGGCAGATAGCAATGATTCTGTTGCAAGTAGCAAGCAAAATGCTTGCGGGCACCTAAAAGAAGCAAAACTAGTAATTGTCAATCCTGAAACTGGTATGGTTGCCGCGAGAGCATCGTCGCGCCAGCATGAAAAAATCATCGAGTTCCTCGACAGCGTAATGAACAGCGCGCGCCGCCAGGTGATGATCGAAGCCACCATTGTCCAAGTCGATTTGAACGAGGGATACCAGCAGGGCATTGATTGGTCGAGGCTCAGATCTGATGGCAGCGGATTTAGCCTGTCACTTCCCACGCTCAGCAGCGGCCAGAGTTCCATCACCCCATTTACCTTGTCCCGAACCGACAACTCAAGCCCATTGAATCTCACGCAGACCGTAAATTTGTTGAGCAACTTCGGAACGATCAAGGTTCTTTCCAGCCCAAAGCTTTCAGTGCTGAACAACCAGACCGCTGTACTCAAGGTGGTTAACAACATTATTTACTTCACCATCGTCTCCAACGTCGCGGCGGGCAATTCCGGCGCTGCGCAAACAGCGACAACCGCAACTCCGCAAACGGTCTCGGTTGGTCTCGTGATGTCAGTAACGCCGCAGGTTGCTTCAGACCGTTCCATCATCCTGAATGTTCGGCCTTCGATTTCGGCAATTTCCGGCTTTGTGACAGACCCCAGCCCCGGCTTGGCAGTGCCCAATCAGGTACCGCAAATCCAAACCAGTGAAATCGAATCCATCATGCGCCTTAACGATGGCGATATAGCGGTACTGGGCGGTTTGATGCAGGAACGCGGCGATTACGAGACCGGCAAGGTCCCCGGTGCCGGGGATATTCCATTTTGGGGCGAGATATTCACCAAGCGCAACAACGCGACCACCAAATCCGAGCTTGTAGTTTTCCTGCGTCCAGTGGTTGTCGAAAACCCCAGCATGATCGGCGATTACCGCACGCTCAAAAAATACTTGCCCGGCCGCAATTTCAACGCCCCACCGGTACACTCCAAGCAGTTCGAGCCTCCATTCGGTATCGACCCCCAGGAGGCAAGCCATTGA
- a CDS encoding ABC transporter ATP-binding protein, whose protein sequence is MSAEPLVRLTNVNFAYDRQPVLTGINMTIPRGKVVAIMGISGGGKTTTLRLIGGQLKATSGEVVVAGQRVDQLDAEGLYAMRRRMGMLFQFGALFTDLSVYNNVAFQMREHTDLPAALIHDLVMMKLNAVGLAGAKDMMPSELSGGMARRAALARAIALDPMLIMYDEPFAGLDPISLAVVGQLIRTLNDALGASSIIVTHDVQESLRIVDYIYFVSEGKIVAEGTAEDIRQSDKPYVHQFVWGETDGPVAFQYPAPAYAKDIFGRAARVQ, encoded by the coding sequence ATGAGTGCAGAGCCTCTGGTCAGACTGACCAACGTAAATTTTGCTTATGACAGACAACCTGTGCTGACCGGGATCAACATGACGATCCCGCGCGGCAAGGTGGTCGCCATCATGGGCATCAGTGGCGGCGGCAAGACCACGACCTTGCGTTTGATCGGCGGTCAGCTCAAGGCGACGTCTGGCGAGGTTGTAGTGGCGGGCCAGCGCGTCGACCAGCTCGATGCTGAAGGCCTGTATGCCATGCGCCGCCGCATGGGCATGCTGTTCCAGTTCGGCGCCCTGTTTACCGATCTGTCGGTCTACAACAACGTCGCCTTCCAGATGCGCGAGCATACCGACCTGCCGGCAGCGCTGATTCACGATCTGGTGATGATGAAATTGAACGCTGTCGGTCTTGCCGGTGCGAAGGACATGATGCCGTCCGAGCTTTCCGGCGGCATGGCGCGCCGCGCCGCGTTGGCGCGGGCCATCGCGCTCGACCCGATGCTGATCATGTACGACGAACCCTTTGCCGGACTCGATCCGATTTCACTGGCGGTGGTCGGGCAATTGATCCGTACCCTGAACGACGCGCTGGGCGCCAGTTCGATCATCGTCACCCATGACGTTCAGGAATCACTAAGAATCGTGGACTACATCTATTTTGTGTCGGAGGGCAAGATCGTCGCCGAAGGCACGGCGGAGGATATCCGCCAATCGGACAAACCCTATGTGCACCAGTTTGTGTGGGGGGAAACCGATGGCCCGGTGGCGTTCCAGTATCCGGCGCCGGCTTATGCCAAGGATATTTTCGGGAGGGCGGCGCGTGTTCAGTAA
- a CDS encoding sigma-54 dependent transcriptional regulator yields the protein MSPSQPAISHKPGLLIVDDDPLIVDTLNFVLSADFDVFTSASREACIRQLRDAPQPPSLALVDLGLPPRPHRPEEGFALISELLAHSPDMKIFVLSGQNDEANARHARTIGAIEFIAKPADPANIRHLLLAALSFGDSAQRSKPEVAGKATLIGESLPLQKLRTQIRQFADSPFPVLIEGESGSGKEIVATSLHEFSVRRDKPYFALNCAAIAPTLVEPTLFGYARGAFTGAANAKSGYFEDAADGTLFLDEIGELPLELQSKLLRVLENGEFQRVGETLTRKSRARVIAATNRDLRREVKEGRFRTDLYHRLSVFTLDVPPCARWGAIALPCSTTSVTSMLLAAIPHRSACQKMPNSSGCCMPSPAMCVNCATS from the coding sequence ATGAGCCCGTCTCAGCCTGCCATTTCGCACAAACCCGGTCTGCTGATCGTCGATGACGATCCTTTGATCGTCGACACGTTGAACTTTGTCCTGTCGGCCGACTTCGATGTATTCACATCCGCTTCGCGCGAAGCCTGCATAAGGCAACTGCGCGACGCGCCCCAGCCGCCCTCCCTGGCCCTGGTCGACCTCGGCCTGCCGCCGCGGCCACATCGTCCGGAGGAGGGTTTTGCGCTGATTAGCGAGCTTCTTGCGCACTCGCCCGACATGAAAATCTTTGTCCTGTCGGGCCAGAACGATGAAGCCAACGCACGTCATGCGCGCACTATCGGCGCCATCGAATTTATCGCCAAACCGGCAGACCCGGCAAATATCCGGCATTTGCTCCTCGCTGCCTTGTCATTCGGCGATTCGGCACAGCGCAGTAAACCGGAGGTCGCCGGCAAGGCTACCCTGATCGGCGAAAGCCTGCCGCTACAGAAGCTGCGCACCCAGATCCGGCAATTTGCCGATTCACCCTTCCCGGTACTCATTGAAGGCGAATCCGGCAGCGGCAAGGAAATCGTCGCCACCAGCCTGCATGAATTTTCAGTGCGCCGCGATAAACCCTACTTCGCGCTGAATTGCGCCGCCATCGCGCCGACCCTGGTGGAGCCCACCCTGTTCGGCTATGCGCGCGGCGCCTTTACCGGGGCTGCCAATGCCAAATCCGGCTACTTCGAAGATGCGGCCGACGGCACCCTGTTTCTTGACGAGATCGGCGAACTGCCGCTGGAATTGCAATCAAAGCTGCTGCGCGTGCTCGAGAACGGCGAATTTCAGCGCGTTGGCGAAACCCTGACGCGCAAAAGCCGCGCTCGCGTGATTGCGGCAACCAATCGCGACCTGCGCCGTGAAGTAAAGGAAGGCCGCTTCCGTACCGACCTTTATCATCGGCTCTCCGTATTTACCCTGGATGTTCCCCCTTGCGCGAGATGGGGCGCGATCGCCTTGCCCTGCTCGACCACTTCCGTAACCTCTATGCTCCTGGCGGCAATACCCCATCGTTCCGCCTGTCAGAAGATGCCGAACAGCAGTGGTTGCTGTATGCCTTCCCCGGCAATGTGCGTGAATTGCGCAACATCGTGA
- a CDS encoding helix-turn-helix domain-containing protein — translation MRNIVIRLTAKHAGNVVSAGDLAAEFDTLNESSPASPTSHSDLVSTLSQEIQENPGFSLDTSLRRWEQAYIEAAQRIAHGNISQAARILGLNRTTLYNRMEALSRNSAETQ, via the coding sequence TTGCGCAACATCGTGATCCGTCTCACCGCCAAGCATGCCGGCAATGTCGTGAGCGCCGGGGATCTGGCAGCCGAATTCGACACCCTGAATGAATCGTCCCCGGCATCGCCGACAAGTCACTCCGATCTCGTTTCAACCCTGAGCCAGGAGATACAGGAAAACCCGGGCTTCAGCCTTGATACCTCGTTAAGGCGCTGGGAACAGGCTTATATCGAAGCAGCGCAACGCATCGCACATGGCAATATCAGTCAGGCAGCCCGCATACTCGGGCTTAACAGAACCACCCTGTACAACCGCATGGAAGCGCTCTCGCGCAACTCGGCCGAGACTCAATAG